In a single window of the Tellurirhabdus bombi genome:
- a CDS encoding thioredoxin domain-containing protein, whose product MRYKSVFTFLALLTSISGFAQKPVLLTADRSDSLLRAQPNIQVLDVRTAGEYANGHLTNSRNLDIRDSTFAQKLKELDPNKPVLVYCLSGGRSAKASTILANQGFKQVYDMQGGFVQWTAGKRAIEGGKTNPKGALSMEEFKKLTKSTKPVLVDFYAKWCAPCQQMLPMIDRLKKELADKVTIVTIDYDQNRSLAQQLGVDEIPTFLLYKDEKIQWRGLGTVQEETFKEKIRSHQ is encoded by the coding sequence ATGCGCTATAAGTCGGTTTTCACTTTTCTGGCTTTATTGACCAGTATTAGTGGGTTTGCTCAGAAACCTGTTCTCTTGACAGCTGATCGTTCTGATTCTTTGCTTCGGGCTCAACCGAACATTCAAGTGCTGGATGTTCGGACTGCCGGCGAATATGCCAATGGCCATTTGACAAACTCCCGCAATCTCGATATCCGCGATTCTACGTTTGCCCAAAAACTTAAAGAGCTTGATCCTAACAAACCCGTTTTGGTCTATTGCCTTTCCGGTGGACGCAGCGCGAAAGCCTCAACTATATTAGCTAACCAGGGATTTAAGCAAGTATATGACATGCAAGGTGGGTTCGTTCAGTGGACCGCTGGTAAGCGCGCTATAGAAGGCGGTAAGACTAATCCAAAGGGCGCCCTCTCGATGGAAGAGTTCAAGAAGCTTACGAAGTCTACCAAGCCAGTTTTGGTTGATTTTTACGCCAAATGGTGCGCTCCCTGCCAGCAAATGCTTCCGATGATCGATCGCCTGAAAAAAGAGCTAGCCGATAAAGTAACCATTGTTACCATCGATTATGATCAGAATCGCTCTTTAGCGCAACAATTAGGCGTTGACGAAATACCTACTTTTCTCCTTTATAAGGACGAGAAAATTCAGTGGCGCGGTCTTGGAACCGTTCAGGAAGAAACCTTTAAGGAAAAAATTAGGAGTCACCAATAA